The following proteins are encoded in a genomic region of Cyclonatronum proteinivorum:
- a CDS encoding RagB/SusD family nutrient uptake outer membrane protein produces MTKSNFLSLLVLAGSLLLLTSCLDLDVENPNAPDTERALSSPDDVESFVGSQYQQWWNGTQKNYPGMTLAVMSGHSTSSWGNFGMFDLGAVPRQAFINSPAYNDRFMSSTPWSNMYTAISSVHDVINAVNDGLTFEGDTSNRVERMQAFARFVEGISYGVLANHFDRAFIVDENTDLDAVALGELELSLSDYQEVLAYAIAKLDEAIAIAESSTFTLPSGWVRGNALTSDELANLARAYKVRYIVSNARTPAERDAIDWAEIASLTEQVLNGPDLFGNSDNAFIVEADGDFWWSRPHSLMQDATWHRAFYPLIGLYDTSGQFENWISLPLEDINSPRREFILASADARVNGVNEDGAFDGTVAGSDFRLGAANNFPEARGLWRRSRHHHFRNREMYDNGFVGPMQHMRRTEMTMNHAEAQLRLNPGTVLQIVIDLVNETRVERGNLPALTAADGWDYAFNAMRYEWGIETYATHAGLEYYNVRSWGNYKGKDFGALLSGTPTMFPIPAAELEILEMEFYTFGGGGEGSAARGTIDENGLRVMSAAIQRSNERANVRNVTKE; encoded by the coding sequence ATGACAAAATCAAACTTTTTGAGCCTGCTTGTACTTGCCGGCAGTTTACTGCTGCTCACAAGCTGTCTTGATTTAGATGTCGAAAACCCCAACGCTCCTGATACCGAAAGAGCTTTGAGCTCCCCGGATGATGTTGAATCATTTGTAGGTAGTCAGTATCAGCAGTGGTGGAACGGGACACAGAAAAATTACCCTGGTATGACCCTCGCCGTTATGAGCGGACACTCAACGTCATCATGGGGTAACTTTGGAATGTTTGACCTTGGCGCGGTACCCCGTCAGGCTTTCATTAACAGTCCGGCATACAACGACCGTTTTATGTCATCTACACCTTGGTCCAACATGTACACAGCTATATCTTCTGTGCACGATGTGATCAATGCTGTGAATGATGGTCTAACCTTTGAAGGTGATACGTCTAATCGTGTTGAGAGAATGCAGGCATTTGCCAGATTTGTGGAAGGTATCTCCTATGGGGTTCTTGCCAATCATTTCGACAGAGCTTTCATTGTAGATGAGAATACTGACCTCGATGCGGTAGCTCTTGGCGAGCTCGAACTCTCGCTTTCTGATTATCAGGAAGTACTTGCATACGCAATAGCCAAGCTTGATGAAGCAATTGCTATTGCAGAAAGCTCTACCTTTACGCTTCCTTCCGGTTGGGTTCGCGGGAATGCGCTTACAAGTGATGAACTTGCTAATCTTGCACGTGCGTACAAAGTTCGTTACATCGTGAGCAATGCCCGTACCCCAGCTGAAAGAGATGCCATAGATTGGGCGGAAATCGCAAGCCTTACCGAGCAGGTACTGAACGGTCCTGATCTCTTCGGCAATAGCGATAACGCGTTCATAGTTGAGGCAGATGGAGATTTCTGGTGGTCACGTCCGCATTCACTCATGCAAGATGCAACATGGCATCGGGCATTCTATCCGCTGATTGGCCTCTATGATACAAGCGGTCAGTTTGAGAATTGGATAAGTCTTCCCCTTGAGGATATCAATTCGCCACGCCGTGAGTTTATTCTTGCATCAGCCGACGCCCGTGTAAACGGTGTAAACGAAGATGGTGCCTTTGATGGCACCGTAGCAGGATCAGACTTCCGTCTTGGTGCTGCCAATAACTTCCCTGAAGCCCGTGGTTTGTGGAGACGCTCCCGTCACCATCACTTCCGCAACCGGGAAATGTATGACAATGGCTTTGTAGGTCCGATGCAGCACATGCGCCGTACTGAGATGACCATGAATCATGCCGAAGCCCAGCTTCGTCTCAATCCCGGAACGGTACTACAAATCGTTATCGACCTGGTAAACGAGACCCGTGTAGAGCGCGGTAACCTTCCTGCACTCACAGCTGCTGACGGCTGGGATTATGCATTCAATGCTATGCGCTACGAGTGGGGTATTGAAACCTATGCTACCCATGCAGGGCTGGAATACTATAATGTGCGCAGTTGGGGTAACTACAAAGGTAAAGACTTTGGCGCGCTGCTTTCCGGTACGCCAACCATGTTCCCCATCCCTGCGGCTGAACTCGAAATCCTTGAAATGGAATTCTATACGTTTGGCGGCGGTGGTGAAGGTAGTGCAGCACGCGGAACCATTGACGAAAATGGCTTGCGTGTGATGTCAGCTGCCATTCAGCGTTCCAATGAGCGTGCAAACGTACGCAACGTAACCAAAGAGTAA
- a CDS encoding SusC/RagA family TonB-linked outer membrane protein, translating into MTKKLLLTIMLLAFPLALLAQTGSLSGVVTDSDTREELPGATVFLVELNRGTATNIDGEFSLENIPVGQYSVLVTFVGYQRFERRITINAGANSLDVALRVDRFGLEDIVVTGVLGDTEARRTPFTVGRVSARDLEMVPGSSPVAALRGKVAGVNIVQGSGQPGSSPSVVLRGITSISESNEPLYIVDGVILAESAVDIESLDIESIEVIKGAAAASLYGSRAASGVINIRTNRGANLAEGTTRIVVRNEFGVSSVENPIRTNQSHAFQMSGNAELPWLDSDGNPTADKTERVLVGPTNTTFLDQAYPVETFDNFDTFFNPGNFYTNYVAISQRVGNVNYLASFNNTQQDGVLDALDGYGRRNVRLNIDSRVSDMLTLSASGYYAVSTLDQIQTGPGSPFFGLAFSAPDIDLGATDPVTGRLLIQPNEASIEENPLYEATYNDRTDNRTRIMGSFEGRFTPFTNFELAANLSYDRSNREFTRFWPTFWEQIDQNTYAGGGLLRDARFNEALNASVNATYTHDFGRLRTRTQARMLIETQEFSQFSAEGRNFGVDRVPTLGNTSSDNQILGSSTSEVKSEGYYLITNFDYDGRYIFDALVRRDGSSLFGPDERWHTYYRLSAAYLINEEDWFDVNGIDELKINASVGTAGGRPRFSAQYETWSVSGDAVIKNVLGNRTLKPEFSREIEAGLEVGFLNRFLFNFTYAQTETKDQLLLLPLVSYFGFSSQWQNAGTVESNTIEMSLRTFAIQRRDMSLSFNVLFDRSVSEITEFNRPAQLHGPDVQQGAAFYRRAGERVGTFYGIGWATGVSSLPDNMRQHADFFQRNDDGYFVPVGQGGSWRDANWGETVTLPDGTVLNWGIPVRQVNEEGQNFVKLGNALPDFSMSFSTNFRYKNFSVFALLDAQIGGEIYNQTRQWAYRDLMHFDQDQRGKADDRKKPIAYYETLYAQNLTSGHFVEDGTYLKLRELALRYSFDSSQLQPVFGNAVNRINISLIGRNLLTFTNYSGFDPEVGRESATVLRFDSFDYPNFRTITGSIEFQF; encoded by the coding sequence ATGACGAAAAAGTTACTACTAACGATTATGCTGCTTGCGTTTCCGCTCGCGCTGCTTGCGCAGACCGGCAGTTTATCGGGTGTTGTTACCGATTCAGATACGCGGGAAGAGTTGCCGGGTGCAACGGTATTTCTCGTAGAACTGAACCGGGGTACAGCTACAAATATTGACGGCGAGTTTTCGCTTGAGAATATCCCCGTGGGCCAATACAGTGTATTGGTTACCTTTGTGGGATACCAGCGCTTTGAGCGCCGGATTACCATCAACGCCGGTGCCAATTCTTTAGATGTGGCACTTCGTGTAGACCGGTTTGGTCTCGAAGATATCGTTGTTACCGGGGTATTAGGGGATACGGAAGCACGCCGTACGCCATTTACCGTTGGCCGCGTAAGTGCCCGTGATCTTGAAATGGTACCCGGAAGCTCTCCTGTTGCCGCCCTTCGCGGTAAAGTTGCCGGAGTAAACATTGTACAGGGTAGCGGACAGCCGGGTTCTTCCCCCTCTGTTGTGCTACGCGGTATTACCTCGATTTCTGAAAGCAATGAGCCGCTTTACATTGTGGACGGTGTAATTTTGGCAGAAAGTGCTGTGGATATCGAATCTCTTGATATTGAAAGCATCGAAGTAATTAAAGGTGCAGCGGCAGCTTCTCTTTACGGTTCGCGCGCAGCTTCCGGTGTAATCAACATTCGCACCAATCGTGGTGCCAACCTCGCTGAAGGAACTACCCGTATTGTCGTTCGCAACGAGTTTGGGGTTAGCAGTGTTGAAAATCCCATTCGTACGAATCAGTCGCATGCGTTCCAAATGAGCGGAAACGCTGAGCTGCCATGGCTTGACAGCGACGGCAACCCAACCGCTGATAAAACAGAGCGTGTACTCGTAGGGCCTACAAATACTACATTCCTCGATCAGGCTTATCCGGTTGAGACCTTCGATAACTTCGACACGTTCTTCAATCCCGGGAATTTCTACACCAACTATGTGGCTATTTCTCAGCGTGTTGGCAATGTAAACTACCTTGCTTCTTTCAACAACACACAGCAGGATGGTGTACTTGATGCCCTCGACGGATACGGTCGTCGTAACGTACGTCTGAATATTGACAGCCGTGTTAGCGATATGCTCACACTCTCTGCAAGTGGTTACTATGCAGTTTCTACCCTCGATCAGATTCAGACCGGACCCGGCAGCCCGTTTTTTGGTCTGGCTTTTTCCGCTCCTGATATTGATCTCGGTGCCACAGATCCTGTTACCGGTCGCCTGCTCATTCAGCCTAATGAAGCATCCATCGAAGAAAATCCCCTCTATGAGGCTACATACAACGACCGTACGGACAACCGTACACGTATTATGGGTAGCTTTGAAGGCCGTTTCACGCCTTTCACGAACTTTGAGCTTGCTGCGAATCTGAGCTACGACCGCTCAAACCGTGAGTTTACCCGTTTCTGGCCTACATTCTGGGAGCAGATTGATCAGAATACCTACGCTGGTGGTGGATTGCTTCGTGATGCCCGCTTTAACGAAGCGCTTAATGCGAGTGTGAATGCAACCTATACCCATGATTTCGGACGTCTCCGCACCCGTACACAGGCCCGGATGCTTATCGAAACACAGGAATTCAGCCAGTTCAGTGCTGAAGGCCGTAATTTCGGTGTAGACAGGGTTCCAACACTGGGTAACACATCTTCTGATAATCAGATTCTTGGTAGTTCTACCTCTGAAGTAAAGTCAGAAGGCTATTATTTGATTACCAACTTTGACTATGATGGTCGTTACATTTTCGATGCGCTTGTGCGTCGCGATGGTAGCTCTTTGTTCGGTCCCGATGAAAGATGGCATACTTACTACCGCCTGAGCGCGGCTTACCTCATCAATGAGGAAGACTGGTTTGATGTTAATGGCATTGACGAGCTCAAAATTAATGCATCAGTAGGAACCGCCGGTGGTCGCCCGCGTTTCAGTGCACAATATGAAACATGGAGTGTTTCAGGTGACGCTGTTATTAAAAATGTACTGGGTAACAGAACGCTCAAGCCTGAGTTCTCCCGTGAAATTGAAGCAGGTTTGGAAGTTGGTTTCCTCAACCGTTTCCTCTTTAACTTCACCTATGCTCAGACGGAAACCAAAGATCAGCTGCTGTTGCTCCCGCTGGTAAGCTACTTTGGGTTTAGCAGCCAATGGCAAAACGCAGGTACCGTTGAGTCAAACACCATTGAGATGAGCCTGAGAACCTTCGCAATTCAGCGCCGGGATATGAGCCTCTCATTCAATGTATTGTTTGACCGTTCCGTGTCTGAGATTACTGAGTTTAATCGCCCGGCACAGCTGCATGGTCCTGATGTTCAGCAGGGCGCAGCATTCTACCGTCGTGCAGGCGAGCGTGTTGGTACGTTCTACGGCATCGGCTGGGCTACCGGCGTTTCTTCGCTGCCTGACAACATGCGTCAGCATGCCGACTTCTTCCAGCGCAATGACGACGGCTACTTTGTACCCGTTGGTCAGGGTGGTTCCTGGAGAGACGCCAACTGGGGCGAAACCGTTACCCTTCCTGACGGCACCGTACTCAACTGGGGTATCCCTGTTCGTCAGGTTAATGAAGAAGGTCAGAACTTTGTGAAACTCGGCAACGCTTTGCCCGACTTCAGCATGTCGTTCAGCACCAACTTCCGCTACAAAAACTTTAGTGTTTTTGCCTTGCTTGATGCGCAAATTGGTGGCGAAATCTACAATCAGACCCGTCAGTGGGCTTATCGCGACCTGATGCACTTTGATCAGGACCAGCGGGGTAAAGCCGATGACCGTAAGAAGCCAATCGCTTACTATGAGACGCTCTACGCACAAAACCTGACAAGCGGACACTTTGTAGAAGATGGAACCTACCTGAAGCTACGCGAGCTCGCCTTGCGCTACTCTTTTGATTCTTCACAACTTCAGCCCGTTTTCGGGAACGCAGTGAACAGAATCAATATTAGCCTTATCGGGCGTAACCTGCTCACATTTACTAACTATTCTGGTTTCGATCCGGAAGTTGGTCGTGAAAGCGCTACTGTTCTGCGCTTCGACTCTTTCGATTACCCAAACTTCCGTACGATAACGGGTAGTATCGAATTCCAATTCTAA